In Carassius auratus strain Wakin chromosome 46, ASM336829v1, whole genome shotgun sequence, the following proteins share a genomic window:
- the LOC113063832 gene encoding ubiquitin-conjugating enzyme E2 B-like isoform X3, producing the protein MSTPARRRLMRDFKRLQEDPPTGVSGAPSENNILLWNAVIFGPGGTPFEDGTFKLVIEFSEEYPNKPPTVRFISKMFHPNVYADGSICLDILQNRWSPTYDVSSILTSIQVHHGLC; encoded by the exons ATGTCTACACCGGCGAGACGACGCCTCATGAGAGACTTCAAGAG ACTTCAGGAAGATCCTCCGACTGGAGTGAGCGGCGCTCCGTCAGAAAACAACATCCTGCTGTGGAACGCCGTGATCTTTGG GCCTGGAGGAACTCCTTTTGAAGACG GAACATTTAAGCTGGTCATTGAGTTTTCAGAAGAATATCCCAACAAGCCTCCGACGGTTCGCTTCATCTCCAAAATGTTTCACCCGAACG TGTATGCAGATGGCAGCATATGTTTAGACATTCTTCAGAATCGCTGGAGTCCCACGTACGACGTCTCCTCCATTCTGACATCCATCCAGGTGCATCATGG
- the LOC113063832 gene encoding ubiquitin-conjugating enzyme E2 B-like isoform X4: MSTPARRRLMRDFKRLQEDPPTGVSGAPSENNILLWNAVIFGPGGTPFEDGTFKLVIEFSEEYPNKPPTVRFISKMFHPNDGSICLDILQNRWSPTYDVSSILTSIQVHHGLC; encoded by the exons ATGTCTACACCGGCGAGACGACGCCTCATGAGAGACTTCAAGAG ACTTCAGGAAGATCCTCCGACTGGAGTGAGCGGCGCTCCGTCAGAAAACAACATCCTGCTGTGGAACGCCGTGATCTTTGG GCCTGGAGGAACTCCTTTTGAAGACG GAACATTTAAGCTGGTCATTGAGTTTTCAGAAGAATATCCCAACAAGCCTCCGACGGTTCGCTTCATCTCCAAAATGTTTCACCCGAACG ATGGCAGCATATGTTTAGACATTCTTCAGAATCGCTGGAGTCCCACGTACGACGTCTCCTCCATTCTGACATCCATCCAGGTGCATCATGG
- the LOC113063833 gene encoding serine/threonine-protein phosphatase 2A catalytic subunit alpha isoform: protein MDEKAFSKELDQWIEQLNECKQLSENQVKSLCEKAKEILTKESNVQEVRCPVTVCGDVHGQFHDLMELFRIGGKSPDTNYLFMGDYVDRGYYSVETVTLLVALKVRYRERITILRGNHESRQITQVYGFYDECLRKYGNANVWKYFTDLFDYLPLTALVDGQIFCLHGGLSPSIDTLDHIRALDRLQEVPHEGPMCDLLWSDPDDRGGWGISPRGAGYTFGQDISETFNHANGLTLVSRAHQLVMEGYNWCHDRNVVTIFSAPNYCYRCGNQAAIMELDDTLKYSFLQFDPAPRRGEPHVTRRTPDYFL, encoded by the exons atggacGAGAAGGCGTTTTCGAAAGAGCTCGATCAGTGGATTGAACAGCTCAATGAATGCAAACAGCTCTCGGAAAACCAAGTCAAGAGCCTCTGTGAGAAG GCTAAAGAGATCCTGACGAAGGAGTCTAATGTGCAGGAGGTGCGGTGTCCGGTCACCGTGTGTGGAGATGTACACGGACAGTTTCACGACCTGATGGAGCTCTTCAGGATCGGAGGGAAGTCACCAGACACAAACTACCTGTTCATGGGAGACTATGTGGACCGAGGCTATTACTCTGTGGAGACCGTCACGCTGCTCGTCGCTCTCAAG GTAAGGTACCGTGAACGCATTACAATACTTCGAGGGAACCACGAGAGCAGACAGATCACACAAGTGTACGGCTTTTATGACGAATGCTTACGGAAATATGGCAACGCAAACGTTTGGAAATACTTCACAGACCTCTTCGATTACCTTCCCCTCACTGCTCTGGTCGATGGTCAG ATCTTCTGTCTTCACGGAGGATTGTCACCGTCCATAGACACTCTGGATCACATCCGAGCGCTGGATCGTTTACAGGAAGTTCCTCACGAG GGACCCATGTGTGATCTGTTGTGGTCTGACCCAGATGATCGCGGAGGTTGGGGTATTTCTCCGAGAGGTGCAGGCTACACCTTTGGGCAGGACATCTCCGAGACATTCAACCACGCTAACGGCCTCACGCTGGTCTCCAGAGCTCACCAGCTCGTGATGGAG GGGTACAACTGGTGCCATGATCGCAACGTGGTGACGATTTTCAGCGCGCCCAACTACTGCTACCGCTGTGGGAACCAGGCGGCCATCATGGAGCTGGACGACACGCTCAAGTACTCGTT CCTGCAGTTCGACCCCGCGCCGCGCAGAGGAGAGCCGCATGTCACCCGCCGGACCCCCGACTACTTCCTGTGA
- the LOC113063834 gene encoding S-phase kinase-associated protein 1, whose protein sequence is MPTIKLQSSDGEMFEVDVEIAKQSVTIKTMLEDLGMDDEGDDDPVPLPNVNAAILKKVIQWCTHHKDDPPPPEDDENKEKRTDDIPVWDQEFLKVDQGTLFELILAANYLDIKGLLDVTCKTVANMIKGKTPEEIRKTFNIKNDFTEEEEAQVRKENQWCEEK, encoded by the exons ATGCCGACTATTAAACTGCAGAGCTCTGATGGAGAGATGTTTGAGGTGGATGTTGAAATCGCCAAGCAGTCTGTGACCATAAAGACCATGCTGGAAG ATCTGGGGATGGATGATGAAGGCGATGATGATCCGGTTCCTCTGCCCAATGTGAACGCTGCCATCCTGAAGAAG GTGATTCAGTGGTGCACCCACCATAAAGACGACCCTCCTCCTCCTGAAGACGATGAGAATAAAGAGAAGAGGACGGATGACATCCCCGTGTGGGACCAGGAGTTCCTCAAAGTAGACCAGGGCACCCTCTTCGAACTCATTCTG GCTGCAAATTACTTGGACATCAAAGGCTTGCTAGATGTTACTTGCAAGACGGTTGCAAACATGATCAAAGGCAAAACCCCAGAAGAGATCAGAAAGACTTTCAATATCAAAAATGATTTCACAGAGGAAGAGGAAGCCCAG GTACGTAAGGAGAACCAGTGGTGTGAAGAGAAGTGA